A stretch of DNA from Gasterosteus aculeatus chromosome 7, fGasAcu3.hap1.1, whole genome shotgun sequence:
TTGAGGATCACAACTGGTGACTAATCCCAGTTCAGACCCGCTGCGTGAATACAATCCACACGTCTACTGACACGGCGCTGCGTCTCTGGCTTCCTCTGGTGATCATCAATCTCTTTCCCATCTGGGAAATGAGTTTTTGGGGTTTTGACTTCTGAGGCTTCAGACATCCAGACGACCTGAGGACTTCTTCTCCCTTAAGCCGCTCAGCTCAACGTGGCTTGTTTGGGCTGTTTTTAAGCGGCTGCAGATTCTGCCGTATTGGGCTGAAGGGACAGCGTTCCCTCTTGTCTTTGCTTTCCCCTCTGAGGCAAAGTGGAGTCCAACCATTGAAAGACTCCGTGCGTCCAGCAGAGAGAAGGTTGgttgttgttctgcagtttgAGGAGTTTCTCCTCCGCTGACGAGGGCGTATGAACCACGGGTTGGTCGTCGCgcggagacgaggaggacgggAGGCTGAGACGTCATTGTCCTGAAGGAAATGTGTCTCCAGCCGCTGTGTACAAAATGCAGACAATAACATCGCGCACAATCAGCATTCACACCTCTGTGTGGTGCGAGACAAAGAGAtgaagaatgaaatgaaataaatatccaAACCAGTAGAAGTCTGCGCTCTGGCTGCTCTTCGATGGACTGAGGACACAGGAGTTCTTCAGGCGTCTGAGGCGTCTGATGGTTTCATCCACTGGGCGACCATCTTCGTGATGGTGCTCATGTTGTAGATGCTCAGGTATCTGTGAGTCGACCTGCTGGGTTCTTCTCATGGGGAGTCGTCGCCAAAGGGTTTACGGTTGAAAACCATCTCCTCTGTTTATGTGTAAAGGCTCTGACTGCTAATTCTTAATGATGTGTTTGCTCTGTTTGAATCTCTCTCGTCATTCCGCCGTGTtgcactttgactgcaggaacctctgCGTCACGTCGCCAGCCGactccccccgactcccccgactccccccgactcccccgactcccaacatcactgactaCGCCaccctgtagatactcgctctacagacccgacaccccgacctctgacctctccgctctgctcgttcctcctcactgagagcaaaacgcTCGACtggatctccactctttgctgtctgaagacatcaggaccacagagagcctccacaccttccgccgcaaactagtGGTGCATAATGAAAATATGGAAAGAAAAGTGGTTtaataataaagataataaaataTAGTTATTTATCAACCAATAAATGCGTTTATTAAATCACATTTGGTTTCATTTCCATATTAAACGGTCCCAGAAAATGTTGATCAATTTAAAATCAGAAATTAAAATATGAACTTGTTAATCAAATACATACATAGAGGATCCGAGCAATCATCAAATACAAGAGACATATTTTAATAAACACCAAAGAAATATAACATCTGTTTACTAAAgtagtaaaagaaaaagaggaaacactgaATCAAAGTTCAGTTACAACTCTGCATGTTTGGTTTCTGACAACTAacaggcttttattctgaaaaagaaGCTTTCTTTGAGTGAGGGTTTTAATATCTGATCTTCTATACAGCTTCTCCTTAGAGGTGGCAGAAGGGCTGGAGTCCGTCCCCCCTAGACTGGTCCCCCCTGGACTGGTTCCCCTGGACTGGTCCCCCTGGACTGGTCCCCCTGGACTGGTCCCCCTGGACTGGTCTCTAGCCACGGGACGGGCCGACTGTTACTATTTATAATGTCGCTGACATCTACGGTTATCAGCGACATTCAGCGTTATAAGTACTTCTTTGTCAATGTTTCACCCTTGGACAATAACTTTGTTGACGatagtacagcctctcgtagcTTTAATATAAATACTCTGTCCCTgaatgtgtgtttcttcttctggcATCAGTTTAAATAATGTCACTCGCTATTGTTGGACGGTGGAAGAACGTCTGTTTCACttcatattttgttattttaacaaAGATATTTTTAATGATTTAGAGAAATAACTTCTTATGTGTTAAACAAATGAGGTTGAAGTACTTACGAAGGACGTAACACTTGActagctgaacattttaatagtAACAGTACAAGCACATCAGCACATGAAAGAAAGTACAAACATCTTAAGCATCTGTGCACAGAAGGTTTTAGCGTGTTGAGTATCACAGCTTGCTCTCAAGGGTCACGCAGTCCTTTTCTTGACCAATCCCGTAGCTGTGTGGAGTCATGACTCCGCCTTCCGTGTCATCTGCTGACATTTAAATAAGTGTCAGTAAAAACATTTCTGTCGTTTATAATGAGTAACAATCACAAAGGGTTAAATGATGAggaaaaagttaaataaataaataaaattgacaaaTTCATCTGTAAACCAAATAGCATCAAAACTGAAGTACAAATGAAACACTGTGACGTCTTGTATCGCTAACGTTACGGAGACCCGTTTCAGTATAAAAGCATCGCAGTGAGGACATTCTGCTTTGAGAGGACAATTCGTCCAGACCTAACTAGTTTCTTTGAGCGTGaccactgacctttgacctgccgGGACAGGAGGCGTGGCCCTGCCAGTCCGATACCCAGCGCCCCAATGGGAGCCGTGGTCAGGATGGCTAAtacggctaacgttagcacctCCAAACCGAACTTAATCAAGGTCTCATCCCCTTCCTCTCTCGCCAAGTCCAAGGCCTTGGATCCAATAGCAGCCTGGAACACAACGAAATATACGATTAAAACCCTGCTTCTCAGCACGGAACGCACATGACAGCTTCAGGGCCTCTTTCAACGGGTTGTAGAGGTCATTCAGTAGGTCCTAGCAGAGTAGCTTCTACGTGTCCTTTTGATGGTCACTTCAAGGGGTTCTTGTGTAGTTCCAGAGGTTCTAGGAGTCCTGTAGGGGATTCCAGTGGTTCCTAACAAAACTCTGATGGGGAATGAAAAAGCTCCACCTTGAGCTACACTCTTTTTTTGAACACTAAGGGTTCCATTAAGAACCCTTCATCCAAATAACCTTTTTTGAAGGGAGTTTTTCCAGGATTCTTGATAGAACATCTGACCCTTATGGTTCTAGATGAAACCCTCACATAGAAAAGGGTTCATGAGTGGGTCCATGTTCACACCCCTTGAAGGTGGAAAGGTTCTGGACAGAACATTGAGTGTAACTGTTATACAATAGGAGGGTGATCTGTAGAAAACTGTGCAAGAAGGTCCTCTTTagaggggtcgtcgtggcgcaggggttagagaaggtgtgctgggaagcacaaggttgttggttcgattccaggctgccccatgttccacgtcgaagtgtccctgagcaagacacctaacccctaattgctccccgggcaaaaatgtgagaaagccatgggtttaaagtgtaatgtacgtctctttggataaaagcgtctgcgtCTGCTAAGACATGtagaggagaagccaaggaaCCCTACTTGGTTCTAGTCATCAACTTTACTTCCGTTTAAATAGGCCTGTATACTTAATACGTTATGTGAAGTCCTGGCTGGTGAAGCACaggggagccatgaaccccagaaccaTTAAACCCTGCAAGgtaggacctgacgtggaggacaaggaggccctctgggcactactgcaGAAAGCAGACTCTAGATCTAGATAGTTCCTAATCTAgtaattgtcttgttgtgttgacgTTGGAGGTTTCTCTAATGGTTAAAGAACAGTGTAATCGCAGCATGGTTTCTTCTTATATGATACTGTGGAGCTGTAACACCCTGGGCCGGTTTCCAGAGGCCTTTCTTTTGTCTCCCCCTCGAGGCCTACACGTACTTTGCTGTTTACTTGAAatgtaataaactacaaacacatttattcactgtCATTGATCGTATATGACttaactgataacataatgcaatatctTTTAGGGTTTGGTCATGTCAAGTCAGTGTGTTGGTTAGAGGGTTCCCGTAATTGATTTGATGGGCCCTGGTACTAGTAGGTACTAGGATATCATTGACGGAGCAGTCAACGAGAAGGTCTTGGGGGTCGTTGGGTGGTTCTTGTGGTCAGTGAACAGCTTCTAGGGGTTCTGCAGACCTGTACGGTGGCTTTGGGCAGCCATGCGACAGAGATGAAGAGTTTCTCCTTCAGGTTAAATCCTCCGTAATGAACCAGTAAGAAGGTGACGAGCAGGCGGACCACCAGACCAATACTGATGCAGGCCAGACCGAGACCTGCAAACCCAAGAGAGTATAACCTACTTAAAACACATCTGCAAGTTCAGGCCGACAAGCTTGTTAATAGAAGGTCCACTTCGTGGTTCCTGAGACCAGGTTCAAATGATGTGCTGTTCACGCATGGTTCTCACCCACGGTGCTGGGGCTGAGGGTTGCAATGGTGATCTCCGCTCCAATCAACCCGAAGAGGAGCGGCTGGAACACGTCCCAAGACGTCCCCACCATGGCTGCCACCGGGGCCTGGACACAAGAAGACAACCGCTGACCTCAGACCGTCTGGAGGAAGCCCATTGACACGGTTCAAAGGCAACGCTGAGGTTGTGCAAACAGGTTTGGATCCGGATTAACGTGATCCAGATGTGCAATACCTTGTCGGTCTTCCATCCCAGCGCAGCCAGGAAGGCCAGAACCAACGTGCAGAGACCACCGGCTCCGGCGAAGCCAATGACATGACTGAAGAAGACCGAAAATATGGACAGACCCAACAACATGAGAGTCCTCCTCACCACCAGATCCTCCTGCAGATGGACATACGGCACATTTAGaacatttaataaactactgTCAAGATTTAAATGGAACCAGACTCTCACCTGGTCTTTACTGGggaagcagcacaggaacagaCCCAGAATCAGCCCGGcgatgaccccccccaccacctccaggaGGCCCTTCAGTATGTTCATCCACGTGGAGCCTGCAGGATAAAAACAGCATGTAGAACCCAATGGAACCCGATGGATGTTGAGCATGATTTCCAGTACGGACCTGTGGAGAAGGCGATACCCAGGCAGGTGGAGAACCCGGTTATGGCCAGAATGTCATCAAAGCTCCCGGCAGCCATCAGGAGCGTGGGGATCCCCTGGACAACAACACGGAACCTCAATAGAACATTGATGGAATATCACATCAATACAACAAATACGTTCTCTGCGTATTATGGGTCATACTGGCAGGACTTAGAAGGTTCCACAGGTTCTTGAAGATGTTTTACTGGCCGGTTAGGAGGTTCTATGGTCCTCTAAAGGGCTCTAGTGGCCGCTGAGGAGTTTTTGGTTGTACCTAAGGGGTCGGGTGGTCGTCCTGGTCCTCTTATGCTGCGTTCAcgccaaaagcgaagcgaatgTTCGCCGCGCTTCACTCGCCCGACTAGTTGAAGTTATTTCGCTTCATTCGCGTCATTCGAgcagttgaaatatttcaactttggcgAAAAATGTAGGTATTCGCATCGCTCCTTTCGCGTTTGCGTGTCCCACGCGGCGCTTGTTGTAATTCGCCTCATCCGTGACGCGccgcgtctgtgcattgactgcatggaatctactcgcgtGAATAGTTCGCTTTGCTTTCGGTGCATGAAGACACCTCAGTGCTTTACCTTCTCCACCCCGAGtccttctctctgcaggagcAACATGGAGGGGACCACGACCGCCGGAGACACAGCGGCAAGGACAAAGCTACACACACGCAATACAAACACAATGGTAGCGATACAGAGAGCTGTACTTTCAATATGTTGatgacatgtgtgtgtctgtgtgtgtctgtgtgttacccCAGGATGAAGCCCCACACCCACGGCAGACCCAACAGGAAGTGAGAAACCACGGCGACGACGCAGGCCTCCATCACGCACGGGCCGATCGCAAGACGCAGACACACCGCCTTCAGACGACTCAGcgcctgaacacacacatacaacccGTGTGTACACACGTGACACCCTCTGTCCCGAAACATGACACATCTGGTCAGcagctgtgtgactgtgtgtgtgtgtgtgtgtgtgtgcgctcaccgACGGGTCAAGGCCCAGCCCAGCTCTGGTCAGGATGATTGACAGCGCGATGTTCCTCAGAGCTGAAGACCAGTGAGTGTTGATGAAGACGGCGTCCGTGACGTAGGGGACGTTACGCAGCAGCAGGCCGGCCAGCAGCATGCCTGCAACACGCTTAATGCTCAGGTACTGCTTGAATACATACATgtttaaacaaaacacatttgattgGTTTCAGGCGTCGGGTCGTACCAAGTAGCGGAGGGAAGGGGGGCAGCGTGGGCAGTTGGATCATCCCCACCAGCTTCCCCCCCAGAACGGAGCAGATGAAGAGGACCACGATGCCGAAGAGGTTTCCTCCAGGGAGacactcacttcctgttacGGACCAGACGACGGCGAACAGCAgcgcaaacagacacactgcacacacacacacacacacacacacacacacacacacacatgcacacacacacacacacacacacacacacacacatgcacacacacacacacacacacacacacacacacacacatgcacagagacacacatgcacacacacacacacacacacatgcacacatgcacagagacacacatgcacacgcacacacacatgcacacacacacacacacacacacacacatgcacacacacacacacacacacacacacacacacacacacacacatgcacagagacacacacacacatgcacagagacacacatgcacacgcacacacacacacacacacacacacacacatgcacagagacacacatgcacacacacacacacacacacacatgcacacatgcacagagacacacatgcacacgcacacacacacacatgcacgtatgcacacacacacacacacacagagacacacacacacacacagacacacacagacagacacacgcacacagacacacacacacagacacatgcacacacacacacacacgtgagatgactggtaaccagtaaagggagaggactggtaaccagtaaAGGGAgcagactggtaaccagtgaagggagcagaCTGGTAACCAGTAAAGGGAgcagactggtaaccagtgaagggagaggactggtaaccagtaaAGGGAgcagactggtaaccagtgaagggagcggactggtaaccagtgaagggagcagaCTGGTAACCGGTGAATGGAgcagactggtaaccagtgaagggagaggactggtaaccagtaaAGGGAgcagactggtaaccagtgaagggagcggactggtaaccagtgaaggagaggactggtaaccagtgaaggagcagactggtaaccagtgaagggagcggactggtaaccagtgaaggagaggactggtaaccagtgaaggagcagactggtaaccagtgaaggagaggactggtaaccagtaaAGGAgcagactggtaaccagtgactGAGCTTGTATCAGCGAGGAGGTTTGGTTGCTGGTCGTTTACCTTTGGTGACGATCAGGCTGAGGAGTCCACGAGGTCGAGGACATCGGTCCTTCAGACGGATGCAAGACTCACAGCAGGAGGACGAGTCAgacatcttacacacacacacacacaaatacacacacacaaacacaaacacacacacacacacacaaatacacacacacacacaaacacacacaaacacacacacacacacacacaattgttaTTGGCTGTAAAACCGActgaagagacaaaaacaataacTGTAGCTTTTTATTAATAGACGGCCTTTCTCAGGGTGactcctatgtgtgtgtgtcattgtgtatatgcactaatgtgtgtgtgtgtgtcattgtgtatatgtactaatgtgtgtgtgtgtgtgtcattgtgtataTGTactaatgtgtatgtgtgtgtgtgtgtgtgtgtagtcgaCTACTCACCCTGGTGGTGTCGTCCGGTTCGTCCGTCTTCCTCCGCGGCAGGACGGTGATCTCTCTCTCGCCCCGACTGACCTGGACTTTACTCCCTGCCtgcacccgtgtgtgtgtgtgtgtgtgtgtgtgagagtgtgtgaatTAGTCACAAAGGGGACATTAAGTGTGTAacggagagcgagggagggagagagagagggagagagggggggagggggagagagggggagagagggtgggagagagagggggagagagggggggagagagagggggagagagggggggagggggagagagggggagagagggtgggagagagagggggagagagggtgggagagagagggggagagagggggggagagagagggggagagagggggggagagaaggggggagagagagggggagagagggggggagagagagggggagagagggggggagagaaggggggagagagagggggagagaaggggggagagagagggggagagagagggggagagggggggagagggggggagagagggggggaaagagagggggagagagggggggagagaaggggggagagagagggggagagaaggggggagagagagggggagagagagggggagagggggggagagggggggagagagggggggagagagagggggagagaaggggggagagagagggggagagagagggggagagggggggagagggggggagagaagttAGACTCTGTCCACAACCtgatttgtgtttgtatgtgtgtgctcgTATTGCTGTCCTTGTGGGGCCCGTCTGTAAAGGCATTGCTGCGTCGTGGGGACCGGCCCGTACAGGAAACCGACGGTGCTGCACAgtgaagctaagctaacgtggCAAAACCTACGGTTCCTTAAATGTCAACTCTTAAAGCGAGTgggtcacctttgacctctgtgtttaaatgacaaataaacatttacagCTTGGTAATAAAAACACGTATTAGTTTTTATTCTCCTTTGCACAACACTGTGAGGGTCTCCACCTCCCGCTCCGTCACATGACGGTGGATTCAATTagttgaaaataaatgtaaataatctAAAAGTATTTGGAAGTTAAAAGTCTCCAGTCCATCAGAAGTCACAAGTCCGTGGGGACACGGTTTTAGGGAAGTTGGGTTTGAAGTCATGAGGCTAAAGAGGAACAGAGAAGATATTCTGTTGGTTTAACTTTGTTAATCTCTTGTTAAACCTGAAACATTCCTGAGAGCAGATTGTGTGTTAAACAGACTGCAGAACTATTTTTTGTGGTTCAGGgacgtttgtgtttttctcacactcagtttgttcttcctctttttgttccATCCATCGTCCTCCCTGTCAGTCACTGAGCGATTTATTCTTTAATGGCATTAATCATTAAACCAGCAGGTagactttctctctcactcagacTCAACGAGATCAACGTTCTCTCTTTGGTGGCTGCAGTGACCTCAGTaacatcggggggggggtcctgccaCATGCTGAGTGACATCATAGTTATCCAATACACCACAAACATCTAAAGACCCTGATTGTCTCCACAGATATTACAACCTCCAACAAGCACAACGTGGTCTAAAGAGAATCactatatatatgtgatatatatatatgtgatatatatatatatgtgatatatatatagttacagATGGATGTGTTACCTCATAAGCTCgtctctctttgtcttcatttgtcCCACAGAACCGTTTGGTTGATTCTTCGTCCATCATCtgaggcaaacaaacacacatttgttctCTACACGACAAACCGGGTCcctaaaacacaaaaagaccaAATACTCTCTTCTGATCTCTTCAGGTCTTAAATTctgatttttttaatgaatattgaCTCATTTTGTTGCACACGAGCTGATTGGTTGTCGTGTTCATTTAAATCTCAAAAAAATCAGCCATGTTCCAAAAAACTGCTTGTGTCTGAAAGTTCtgattagaaaaagaaaaacgaacaaaagaaaaacccttTAAAGGATCCAATGTTTAGTATTGAAGACGAATGTCCCCACAGAGCCGCGTCCTCGCGGTGGACACGCTGACAAAGTGATGCTTTGTTCGTCTCTTCCTCTGTAGGAAAAACCTGTTCAACTTCTATGAGCTCTGATCATAATCTGATGATCCAGCAGCTAAACTTCTTCCCTTTAAAGAACAAAGCGTTTGATCAATAATTTGATAATGATCAGTTCATGAGCATCATCTCCAGATAACCAATCACATGTCTAGTTtatcaataaataatacaagaTTATGTTCCTACCAGGACCTTTAATGAGGACAGAAACGCTAAATGATGATAAACAGTAACAATCTATTGGATTGAATGAAGAATATGAAGCGGAGGTGTTGAACACGTGTtcacattcactcactcattcattcattcattcattcattcactcattcattcactcattgattcattcattcattcactcattcactcactcattcattcattcattcactcattcattcactcattgATTTAAATCAGTTTCTTACCTTCGAGGATGAAAAGCCGATCGACCTGAACAAAGACGACGAgtaacgcacacagacacacaccacgaGACGGGAACACAGCTTGTGTTAATACCAGGATCACGCGTCTTATTATCACTCACATAAtagcaggtgtgtgtctgtgtgcgtcacctcgtgtgtgtgtgtgtcgctgtgaCGCTGATCAGCTTCACAAAGTGTCGATTATTGATCATCTGTGAGATTGTTGTGTTCATTCAAGACCGATCGCACACAGAGCAACACGTGTGTGTCCATCGGAGTCACGACAAATGTTACATTTCACATGTATGCAGCATAACATACGTACGTATATATGATATGTTACATATCACATGTATGCACCATAACATACTTAGGTATATATGATGTTACATATCACATGTATGTAGCATGACATACGTACGTATATATGATATTACATATCACATGTATGTACCAtaacatatgtatgtatatatgataTGTTACATATCACATGTATGTACCATAACATACGTATGTATATATGATATGTTACATATCACATGTATGTAGCATAACATAAGTATGTATATATGATATGTTACATATCACATGTATGTACCATAACATACGTACGTATATATGATATGTTACATATCACATGTATGCACCATAACATACTTAGGTATATATGATATGTTACATATCACATGTGTGTAGCATGACATACGTACGTATATATGATATTACATATCACATGTATGTACCAtaacatatgtatgtatatatgataTTACATATCACATGTATGTACCATAACATACGTATGTATATATGATATGTTACATATCACATGTATGTAGCATAACATAAGTATGTATATATGATATGTTACATATCACATGTATGTACCAtaacatatgtatgtatatatgataTGTCACATATCACATGTATGTAGCATAACATATGTACGTATATACGATATGTTACATATCACATGTATGTACCATAACATACATATGTTAATATATGTAACATATCACATGTACGTACCATAACATACGTATGTATATGTGATATGTTTCATATCACATGCATGTAGCATAACatacgtatgtatatatatgttacatatcacaTGTATGTAGTATAACATACGTATGTATACATGATATGTTACATATCACATGTATGTAGTATAACATACGTATGTATACATGATATGTTACATATCACATGTATGTAGTATAACATACGTATGTATACATGATATGTTACATATCACATGTATGTAGTATAACATACGTACGTATATATGttacatacatgtaaatataaatagatCATATTTGTGACCAAAACAGTCTGTTGTTAGAGGAAGTGTAAAcagacgccacacacacacacacagtgacacacccacacacactgtgacacacacacgctgtgacacccacacacacacagtgacacacacacacacagtaacacacacacacacgctgtgacacacacacgctgtaacacacacacgctgtgacacacacacacacacacacgctgtgacacacacacacacacacgctgtgacacacacacacacacacacgctgtgacacacacacactgtgacacacaaacacattgatgttgtgtgtatatttttattgCGTACACGGTGATACAAATATTCACGGTTACAcaaaccagcagcagctgcacttTGTTGACGAAGCGTTTAAATCCATATAATTAAACAGTGACTCTTCATCGTCGTCATTATGACAAAGTCGTAatcaggaagtgacatcacaaacGTTCCTTCTGTACGTAACATGACTGcatgtacgtacacacacactcctgtgtAATTAGCATGACGTACAAAATGCTGTAGAAAAATACTCTtaaaaaaccaaacacacaaaacaagacGAACAGAAACAACAGGTTGGAATGTCGGCGTGTTTACCAACACGTGTTAGAACATGTTAGTGCTGATGGTTCTTGAAATGCTACTAATGTGATACACACGTGTGTATATTTGTTACATACAGTCAAGATGACAATGTTTAAAACCAACATGTATGATTGATGATATGAACCCTTATTGTTAAATAGGACTTTTTATGTGTGGAGTAAAGTACCACATACGGTACCACATAGTGCAGTAGTACATACAGTACTACATGGTGAAGTACTACATACAGTACCACATGGTGCAGTAGTACATACAGTACTACATGGTACAGGTAACAGTACCTGCAGAGAAGCTTCTACCAACTCAGGACGTCTGAACGCCGTCATTCTACGTTATCACATGTTTCAACACTCAAAGCAGAAGctccatgatgatgatgtcgtGGAATtcgtgtgtgtttacatccgacacacacagacacacacacacacacacacacacagacacacacacaaacagacacacacaacagtttACTTTGCATTAAAGCAACAATAATCTAACAATGACATCGTCGAGGTTTAAACCGACACTACGAGTGAAGCGATGAGGAGAACAGCTTGTTTACAGTAAATCTcatcaacaacaaacacataaacactcTGTGGTCACATGACACACTGTGTCTTCTTCACGATGCTGAACAACAAACGTGGTTTAAATCTGATGAGTGTTTCATTGAGTCTACACCactgcacagtgtgtgtctgtgtgtgtgtgtgtgtgtgtgtgtctgtgtgtgtgtgtgtgtgtgtctgtgtgtctgtgtgtgtgtgtgtgtgtgtgtgtgtctgtgtgtctgtgtgtgtgtgtgtgtgtgtgtgtcagtccctCAGGTAGGTCtggacgttgtgtgtgtgtgtgtcagtccctCAGGTAGGTCtggacgttgtgtgtgtgtgtgtgtgtgtgtcagtccc
This window harbors:
- the LOC120813287 gene encoding sodium/hydrogen exchanger 9B2 isoform X2 — protein: MMDEESTKRFCGTNEDKERRAYEAGSKVQVSRGEREITVLPRRKTDEPDDTTRMSDSSSCCESCIRLKDRCPRPRGLLSLIVTKVCLFALLFAVVWSVTGSECLPGGNLFGIVVLFICSVLGGKLVGMIQLPTLPPFPPLLGMLLAGLLLRNVPYVTDAVFINTHWSSALRNIALSIILTRAGLGLDPSALSRLKAVCLRLAIGPCVMEACVVAVVSHFLLGLPWVWGFILGFVLAAVSPAVVVPSMLLLQREGLGVEKGIPTLLMAAGSFDDILAITGFSTCLGIAFSTGSTWMNILKGLLEVVGGVIAGLILGLFLCCFPSKDQEDLVVRRTLMLLGLSIFSVFFSHVIGFAGAGGLCTLVLAFLAALGWKTDKAPVAAMVGTSWDVFQPLLFGLIGAEITIATLSPSTVGLGLACISIGLVVRLLVTFLLVHYGGFNLKEKLFISVAWLPKATVQAAIGSKALDLAREEGDETLIKFGLEVLTLAVLAILTTAPIGALGIGLAGPRLLSRQVKDDTEGGVMTPHSYGIGQEKDCVTLESKL
- the LOC120813287 gene encoding sodium/hydrogen exchanger 9B2 isoform X1 yields the protein MMDEESTKRFCGTNEDKERRAYEAGSKVQVSRGEREITVLPRRKTDEPDDTTRMSDSSSCCESCIRLKDRCPRPRGLLSLIVTKVCLFALLFAVVWSVTGSECLPGGNLFGIVVLFICSVLGGKLVGMIQLPTLPPFPPLLGMLLAGLLLRNVPYVTDAVFINTHWSSALRNIALSIILTRAGLGLDPSALSRLKAVCLRLAIGPCVMEACVVAVVSHFLLGLPWVWGFILGFVLAAVSPAVVVPSMLLLQREGLGVEKGIPTLLMAAGSFDDILAITGFSTCLGIAFSTGSTWMNILKGLLEVVGGVIAGLILGLFLCCFPSKDQEDLVVRRTLMLLGLSIFSVFFSHVIGFAGAGGLCTLVLAFLAALGWKTDKAPVAAMVGTSWDVFQPLLFGLIGAEITIATLSPSTVGLGLACISIGLVVRLLVTFLLVHYGGFNLKEKLFISVAWLPKATVQAAIGSKALDLAREEGDETLIKFGLEVLTLAVLAILTTAPIGALGIGLAGPRLLSRQVKADDTEGGVMTPHSYGIGQEKDCVTLESKL